Genomic segment of Pangasianodon hypophthalmus isolate fPanHyp1 chromosome 22, fPanHyp1.pri, whole genome shotgun sequence:
GTCAAACTGGCACGTAACTGTTTATTAAAGTCATTGTTTGACGAGTTGTATTAAAACGCCATCTTTTTGAACTATGGGTTCTAACAGGAGGAGACAAATTACAAACTACCGCAGAATGATCTGAAATCAACATGGGAAGAATACCAATACTGTTTACACACTGAATGAGATACTTTGGTATTAAAATATAATCTATCCTTGTAAAGGTCTTAtgtcaggaaaaataaaaagtgtagtTTCTACAGTTTTCATTCTTCATCCTCCAGATATCACACAAGTCATTATCCACAATAAGATCATTCAGTGACTGTCCACGGTATATGGTGATCAGGCTTCAAAGACTTATCGATCGAAGGATTAACGACTGCATTAGCATCCATACCTACAACCAGGCTGTAGTCAGTAAAACCAAGGAGGAGCTTGGTAAGAGATGGGAAGCAATCTACATCAAATTTATTGGAAGCATAAACcgaaacaaaaacaatttttaaattattccaTGAACTCGAAACATATGTAACCCACCCATGTTCATCACCTCCCAATTTCTCTATTAAGAATGGGAATCTTCTATTCTGAAGTATGGCAACTCCTCTCGAAGCATTAGTATGAGATGAAGAGGCTATATTTTTGAAGTGCCTATTTTGTCGAGTAACACCGGCGGCCCTAAGATGGGATTCTTGAATAAGAGCTAGATCGGCTCGCTTACGATGTAAATAATTACGACATTTTGTTCTCTTTAAAGGGGAGTTCAAACCGTTGACATTCCATGATATCATATTGAAGTCCTTCATCCTAACAGTACAACCGTAAATAAAAACCTGAGGCAGATGAAACCAAAGTTAACATACATGTGAACATAAATGCCACcccacaaaaacacaagatTAATAGTATAACAAAATATAGCAAACCCTGGTGTTTCCAACAAAATGGTCAAACAGAccaaagaaaagaagaacataaTACAAATAACAGCACACAGAGATAAAACACACTCTCCTACCTGCCTGGAAAGTAAAAGTATTCGAGGCCATGCACTTCGAACTATGAGGCAAACCTAGATATCAACGTCCCGCTTGTCCAAATGTCCATGATGGCAATATAGGAACTTAAGTCCCTACTTAAAATGTTGTAGCGCAGGATCACGAGGGCTGAGTTTAGTCGTTGGAGATTCCCGTCATCGGGGTTGATTCCATCCGAGTGTCGACATCCAGCGATGAGACGAACCTCTCGAGGTCTCCTGGGGTCTTGAAAAGAATCTGCTCGTGGCCAGTTATCACTTTAACTACAGCTGGATATAACAGGAATGACTCGATGCCCAGCTGTCGAAGCCGTTTCCTTCTTTCCGATATAGCTTTCCTTTTTTGAGACATGACCTTGCTGAAATCGGGAAAGAACCACAATCATGAAGGGGTCAAGTTCAGGGATGTTGAATTTCTAGCTTCTTTCAGGATCGCTTGCCTGTCGTTGTAATGGAGGAGCTTAAAGATCAAGGTACATGCTTTCTTCCTAGTGGAATCATCGTTCACGTACAGGCGACGCGCATGTTCAATCACCTTCCCTCGTAAGGCCGGTAACCACTTAAGAATTTGGGTCTGCAAAAACTGGTACCTGCTCCTTCAGGTACACCCACCAGCCTTAGATTATTTTGTCTGAACTTGTCTTCATGAAGCCATAGCTTCTCCTGCAGCTCTTCCAAGCATGACATGCTAGCGATCGAATCTTTTTTTGATATCATGCACCGTGGTTTGCCTGTAGTCAAATCTGTCACCAAAAGATTTGACATCTTTTGCCAAGGAATCAAGTCACGTGGAAATCACTGAAATTTCCTCGCGAACGATCGCAGACGTGCTTAACTTTATGGTGGTCAGTTGCTTTTCTAGCATCTCAGCAATGGCGTTGTGAAGATGCTCGTCCTCTTTAGGCTGTTTTTTGGAAGGAGAATATGGCAATTCCTGTTTGAATGCCATCTAGGATGTTTCTTAAACAAAAAGATGACTAAACTCAACCTAACTCTTAGCAGGGataatttaaaaggaaaaagcGGAACATCTGAATCGGAGCACCGAAACACTAAGCAGCCATCATCCGCCACACATCAGCAACTCCTTTTTTCAGTGATGAAGGAAATCAGTTTCTTAATTTATTCTTAAACTGACAAATTGTTCAGATTCACTTTGTACCAAACTTTGCACTCAAATTACTAATTGAGCATCATTTGAAGCATGTGAAAGAACTGTTTCCTGAGATCAGTATCACTCCAAAACATCATTACTTGATTCATATCCCATCTCAGATTAAAATTCTAGGGCCCAATGGTCAGCCACatgcatgctgttttttttgcatgcacatTGACAGAGTGAGTGTTGCCAGAATACTAACACTTTAGATCACCCTATTTAACAAAGAGCAGGAGTTAGGACCTTCATCAGTGGTGAAGAATACGAATTATgcgcaaaaaaataaaaaaaaaataaataaaacaaaaaatacagggACTTCATTGGGATTGAAAGGATGGATCATGCAATGTCTGAAATGGCTAATTTTAAATTGCACCAAGCTtccacactcactgtccactttaataggaacacctgtacacctagtcacttatgcagttatccacagcagcacaatgcataaaatcatacttTCTGCAtgctctcaggtcaagaacttcagttaatgttcatatccaacatcagaattggggaaaagtatgatctctgtgactttaactgtggcatgtttaccagatgggctggtttgagtatttcagaaactgctgatctccttggattttcacacacaagtctttagagtttacacaaaatgctccataaaataaaacactgagtgagcgacaggttggaaatgccttgttgataagagagtaACTAATAtagtcactctttacaactgcggtgagcagaaaagcatttctgcatgcacaaaacatcaaaccttgaggtggatgggctaaaacagcagaaaactACATTAGATTCCACTCTTATccaccaagaacaagaatctgaggctattatgggcacagactcaacaaaactggacagttgaagattagaaaaaaaaaagtcacctgaCTCCTGTTAGGTGGGAACTAGAGGCCACTGTAAGACAAGCACACTACTACTCGCATTGTTGACAGATTCTCAAAAGGCATGGAGATTCACTCCCCTGCCCAAGTAATCCTAAGCCAAAGAAACAGCTGAATTAATCTTTAACCATGTTTTCAGAGTTTTTGGTATACTGCAGGACATTGTGACCGAGCAAGGCCCTCTGTTCTCCTCTTGTTTCTGGCATGTTTTGTGTCAACTGATGCAGACAATGGTGAGCCTATCCTCTGGTTTCCACCCAGAGTTCAATGGCCAAACAGACAGGTTAAACCAGACTGGAGACAACCCTGAGGTGCATAGCAGCGAACAACATGTCCTCCTGGTCGTCTTTCATCATGTGGGATGATTACACCCACAACACTTTGCGCTCCTCTGCCACTGAAATATCCCCTTCTGAATGCCAGTTTGGGTATGCACCACCGCTGTTCCCAGACCAAGAGCCTGAGATTGGGGTTCCCTGAGCACAGCATTTCATCTGCCACTGCCATCTGACCTGGAGTAAGGCTCAGGACAAACTTCAACAGGCCTCCCAGCAGTATCAGCGACAGGTGAACTGTCATCGCAGACCTGCACCCATTCTGCGTCCGGGCCAGAGGTTTTGGCTCTCCACCAAGAACCTGCCCCCTGCAAGTGGAGTCCCACAAGTTGTCCCAACGCTACATTGGACCTTTCTAAGTGGCAAAGAGAGTAAGCTTGGTTACTGATTACATTTACCTAGATCTTTGAGAATTAATCTCTCGTTCCATGTTTCCCTTCTTAAACCTGCTTTGTGGTTTGTCAAACCATCCTTTGGTCTCCCACTTCAGTCAGCAAAATGGCAGTATGATCCTCTCCCATGACCCCAGAGGAACTCTAAACCTCACGGTGATTTAGAGGCAGTGCAACCAATAGTCTGTTAATCAGGTTATTTCTCACACTCAATCACAGAAGAATAGAAAAGCTTCAAAAACTTCACTCAGAGTAAAAATCAGAATTTATATCCTATCCACAAGGGCAGGAGTAAGTTAAATAACCAATGACAGAAGAACAAACCTGCTTTCAAAACCCAGAGAAAGTGCATTTCAAACAAGCTCTATAGTTTACTGTAACTCTTAAAGGGGCAGGTATAACCCTCCTctcacaaaaagaaagaaaaagcaaaatccTAGATAAGGTTATCATCTGACAATTTTATGATACTATTTGAATCATAAATCTTGGGAATAATCTCATATTAAACCTTTATGGGACATTATAAGTGACAATGACACcaagaaaattgcatttaaaacacCAATAATATTCAACcactaaaatttaattttagtaGTGTCACATTACATCCCCCTTCAGCCAATAAAAGTTACTTGCCATGCACTTCACATTTTTTGCAACAAGTAAGTGAAGGAGACATTAGCACATGTTGGGTCACATGCTCAAGGCACCATGGTGAGTTCATTTTAAactagaaaatgaataaatcccattttaaaaatatatgattgTAATTATATTGCTATAATTCCTATTCCAGAAGGTAGTGAGGATAGTGACAACAGTGCACCAGACAATGAGGTCATAGTAACAAAGGATCAAGTTGAGGATCAGGAGGATagcagcagtgagagtgagggcaGTGAGGAAGAAAATAACCAGGAGCAGCCAGCAACAAGTAAGATACAACAAGGAACAAGGAAGATGTGTCTTGCCTCAGCAGAGACATTCTCCAAGTTCCTACTTCCAGTAAATGTTTTCCTCGGAATGTCTCAAACACATTATCCAGCAAACACATCTTTACTCAGTGCAAAAAGAGGTTAACTCACCCCTGAATTGCACAGATGTCACATTTGGAGAAGGTATTGAACCCTGGTTTTCCAGATTCTAAATCCAATGATCTACTGATtgagccacacacacaatgagaaCCCAAAAGTAGAGGCTGGCACAAGAGTACAGTTAAGTAGTTTAATTGAAGGCATTCACAAAAAGTTTCAAAGTTTCTCAGCAAGGCTCTTCATTTTATCAATGGCAGTGAATCAAAACAATAAGAACCAAAAATTTCCAAGGCAAAAATTTTTAGTCacaattctcaaaaaaaaacaacactcaaAAGATACCAAAACTCACAAAAAATTTCAATAATTCACAAAAGGCAAGACAGAAACTTACATACAGCAAGAGCAAAGCAAAGACTGAACAAAGACTAACACAGGAAAGGCAACTAAAATACACAGGCTAAACAAGAACCAGGTGAGACACATTAACTGGGTGACAGGCCTAATAGAAAGTCCTCAGAGTTGCCACCTGGTGGCCAAAAGGCAGAATACAGTACACAACCTGACAAAGAAATTGAACAGTTCATTGGGACTGCTTTAAAAAGTTCCTGCAACACGCATGTGCTggcagacccacacacacacacacacattgacaagATAGCTGATATAATACCAATGAAAAGATGGGAACAAATCAAGAGCAACCTCCACTTCAATGACAACACTTTAGACCTCAGCAGTGATGATCCAAAACGAGATCCGCTCTTCAAAATAAGACCTTTCCTCAATTGATGAGCGAATAATTccataaaaaggaaaaagtcgATTGAAGCAGTATATCCCCAGCAAGCCCCATAAGTGGGGGTACAACGTGAACATGCTTTGTGACTCGAAAGGCAGGATACTACCAGTCAGCGGGATGCCTGACCTGGGAGCCAGCAGCAACATAGTCCTACATCTGGCATCCATCATACCCCCACATCAGAATGTCAAGCTGTACCATGACAATTGGTTCACAGGTATAGGCCTTCATTCCGCCCACTTTGAAGAAGGTGTACACTTTGAAATGGCAAAGAGAGGGATCTACTGCCTTGGCACAGTGAGAACCAACAGATTGAAAGGGTGCACACTGAAAACCGATAAGGAAATGAAAAAGGTTGGATGGGGCACTTTTGATGAGAAGGTAGCCATATGTGAAAATGTGCAAATAATCACCAGCAAATGGCAAGACAGCCACTGAGCACATTCACTAGAGCCTACCCAGCTTCTACTTTGCAAAGCTGGGACAGGTGGACAAATCAGATCATCAATGTGAAATGTCCATCATCTGTCATGATGTATAATAAAAACATGGGAGGTGTTGATCTGATGCACTCCTTGCTTGCATCATACCGAACAAATATTCGATCACAGAAATGATACATTCGCATTTTCTTTCACATCTTAGATGTACTGTGTGTAAATGCATGGCTGCTGTACTACGGTACAGCAGACAATGATTCTTGTCCTCAACAAAGTGAGGAACTCAGCTTAAGTGAGTTCAAAACAGCAGCTACAGATGTCCTCTGTATGCGAGGCACAGGCAAAGTGAAAAGTGGCCAACCTAGCTCTGGAGAGTCAGTGTcaaagaagaaacaaagaagaGAATCCATACCACAACTGGAGTTCAGGAAAGGTGCCATTGATCATTGGCTTCACTACACTGACAAGCAGGGATGCTGCAAAAATAATGACTGCACAGGTAAAACTTGAGTTATGTGTTTCACCTCCAAAAAGAATTGTCTTGTTGATTTTCACATGAGTTCCAAATCAATTATTGTAGCACAAAACAAAATAGAATGACATTGTTTCACTAATTTCTAGACAGTGAAAATgcatttgaatgtgtgtgaagtttCAGACAATTTGCCAAAAAGCATTTACCCTAATGGGACAAAGTCAGTTATAAATGATGGCACCctaaaaaaaaggtcaaaggtcaaatgTAGAAAACAAATTTAGGAAAATCATTTTAGCcttaaatacacttaaaatataaggtaatttattttttccagcTGTGATTTCATGATTAGTCCCATAGAGGGCTAAGTAAATAGGTGTTGCTGTACTTAGTAATAACCCTAACTGGGCtacataaatatacaatttattGGTTACTCACAGAAACAATGATAGATACAATGGTTGGTTGTCGATATAAATACACACCGCTGTCTGTGCAGGACCAGTGGAACCCTCGGGTCTGCAGAACACCTATCAGTCTGAGAACAGAACCCTTGGAACAGGACTCTCTAGAAACATAAAGAATTTGTTAACTTCAGAAATGTGAATTCAGATCTCAACACACAACTGAAATTCTCAGTTTAATCTAAAGAATTCTAAGTAATGACCATTTAATCAGAGCAGCTTCTGTTAATAACTCCCCTTGTGGAGCTCACATGCAACTTACTGAAAAAAGTAATGTATCTTATACAGCAAACAAAAAGGGAAATACAGCCTACTGCAGGATGTCAAACATAGCCTACTGCACATAGCTTGTAACAAATGATGTGCACCTCTTCACGAAGACAGGGAGAGATCTGACTAAATGGAGCATGAAAATAGATTACATAGCTTTGTATCCAGGCTACTTTTTTTCATTGTCTCTTACAGAAATGGGCCTTCGGAGTTCGGAACAACTTTAATGTGGACATGGGACACCATCCTGGGGTTCAGATTGTCCAGCTCCACACTCCCAAACATGCTAGAGGAAATAAAGCCACAAAACAAGGAAAACTATCATTACAATCTGAAGTGCAAAATTTTTTACTGCTACCATAGTTTATGTAATAGGACCTATTCAGTTAACACCATCTTTATTTGTTAGTCCatctcttcattcattcattcattcattccatttACATTCTCACATTTATAAGGACCAtcgtatacagtatattactggccatatactgtacagtcTTGCTGCAAAATATGTAACATAATCTCAACAATAAATTTATGACAGTTAATAAGAAtggaaatatataaacaaattaacaatagtgtatgtatttgtaaaatatattaacattattactATTTCTGACCTGTTCCTGTTGAATGCATTTTCAATGGATCCATTTAAGAGCACTGTAATATTTCCACAGGCTGCTGCAgcaaactgtaaaaacaaataatgtgacCATTCAGTTACACAACCAAGAGGACAAAACTGATTCAGAATCTAAGTATACAATATTTAAGTATAAGTATGACAAAGTGTACACCTTCTTCAAAGTGAGCGGAATGAAATTTAATTAGATCTACTGACTAAGACCCATTTTACACCTGGTTGTTTCACATGTCCTGATTATGTACATAATTGTACATGCTTTTAATTAATAGAAAGCCCTCCCAAATACGTGGAGGTTACTATAGCAGCAATGGGGGACcaactcaatattaatgcccatggttttggaatgggatgttcaacatgcaCATATGGATGGATGGTAAAGTGTctacatacatttggccatatagtgtataatccTGATACTCAAGATGTAgaaattttctttttgtttatagtGACCTTATGTAATCTATCCACTTTGGCTCTATCCTTTTCAAATATTGAATAGCTTGAGAAAAACAGTTTTGACTCTTCTGTTAGGTTATGGGTTGAGACCAGATGAATATTCAACATGGGACAAAGTTACTGgacaaaatttacattttgtgaTGCTCGTTTCCACAGTGAGTACACAGGATGGCTCACACACGTTGACCATTCTGGACAAGAATGAAAATCAAAGCCTATGGGAAGACAGAGgttgtgtaaataaaaagaaaaaagaagaaaaatggaaaagacaGACCTTTGCAATTTGTtgcaattaatttttaaaatgtatttattaataagattttaataaaataaacaccttctATTGCTGtacctctgtctctttcctgcTGACCACACCAGATGAGGTCCTTGAACATGAATCCCACCAGTGTATCCTCCAAGGTCCAAAAGCTTCCTGTGACAGCTAGATAGCTCTGCATCAGCTCTCGTGTCTTGCTCCAGAACAGCAGCTTTTAGATATTGAATAGGGGTAATGCAGTCATTCTAGAATATGGGTGTTTCAGGTCTGTAAAGCACTATGGGgttcatgctgtgtttcctctAAATAGCAACCATACACCACTGATGGCTTGGAAAGCTGAAGGCAGTAGTAATTGAAGTTGGCTGATGGTCCGTATGTTAGATAATAGACCTTTTTTCAAATAAACCAACAAATAACACACTAAATTTGAGTGACTCCTTTTGTGTCATTCCTGAAGAAAGAATAGGAAGAAGCTATAGTCAATTGGTTTCACAAACAGATATTGTGGGAATGTTTTTTCTGTCAAGAACAAACATTCCCACAATATCTGTTTGTGAAACCAATTGACTATAGCTTCTTCCTACTACCTGCAGAAAAGTAGCTGTCCTGCTACTTTTCTGTCTGCTGAGGGCATCCCATACAGTTTATAATCTGAAATAGTAATAACCTGAAACAGAGCTTTAACACCAGTGCTTATGGCAAGAGAAGAAGTGCTAATCATTAACTTGACATCTGTGAAGCTACACTAAATACTATAAATTTACTGTAGCAGATAATCACTAAAGTAAAGTCAGAATTTTCCCATGCCTAGCAGTTGACACACCTTAATTTGGACACAGTCTGTATTTAATCTGCACTGAACATAGCAGCAGAAAACTGAATTAATCTCAATGTAAATCATGTGGCAGGCAGCAAAATGCATGAGTTATCCCAAATGGCACTGCTGTTGAAACTTGCGCACAAGCTTTGCCCTAGTGGCACCCACagcttaaaaatattttaatctttcTGCAGCTATTGCACCtcattgaccaatcagaaaagAGTTTGGTGCAAGGTTACACCCATGATACATAGTTAGACCCAAGGTAAAATGCACAATGGCACTCTGTTAATCAGTAACTCACTGGCTAATCACTAACTCGCTCACTGATAAATAACGTGAATATTTGTAGTGTTATTCTTTTGGGTCTTATTGGCAAACATTAGTTATGATTGGAGTATTTAAATCTATGATACGAATGCATCTAGCAAAAGCCAGATTCTGCAGAgaggtgtgtaaaaaaaagaaggctATGACCATGGAAAACAAAGTCCCTTAGTGAAACACTGCAAGACAATGAAAGCAAGGCTAAATAAGAAGATTAAAAGTAAACAGAATAGAGTTGAGTAAGCTGGATCTTGTATTTGTGTGCTATTCATATGTTCAAGAGGACATTGCAGTGAATATCCAGTGAAAGCATCTTCTGGCCATGATAATCAATGTAAGTGCACAGCAGTAATTCCAGGCAGCCACTTTCAATACAGAAGGATGAGCTAGTGAGAAGCCCAGCATAAATTATAGGTTGTGATTTGAGTGTTAACCAGGCTATCCACAACTGGACACCAGTATAGCTGTTGGTTCTCACAGTAAACTTGATGACCATGAGCCAGCATAACCAAGGTACAGCACAGCAGGAATGGAGCAATAAGCTGTATGTACAATTAATTTCTTAGTGAGAATTATGGATAGAGGAGTTCATTAACATCAGCTGGAGAATGGGACAAACCATGCAACGCGAGATGCAGAGGCAGTAAAGCAAAGATTTACTTTCTGCACAAAAGGGCTAGCAATGGCTTTCTGCATTAAGCAAGGATATCTGAGATTTATTTGGATCAAATAAAGCCAGTCTTGGGCTGTTGTATCACAGCAATTGTTTCACAGTAAAAAAGTCAATGTAAAATTACCAGAAAGCTGAATAAATGCTTTCTGCATTCAGTCATGATTATGGGCCTATTTATACCAGCCACCCATGGTTGTGTACAGAAAGTAAGGATATTCAGTAGTACTTTGGCAAATCAGTGCGAATTatcagaaaattttaaaaaaattgtgttgatGTATACCAACATAATAGTAACATATTTTACTGTGTAAAAGTTTTGTTTCCCTCTCTCACAAACCtacctgataaaaaaaaaaaagtgaggcaGGAAAAAGGACAAACAGTATGGTCACAAGTCAGGATAATGTTTTGAAACATCAAAGAAACAATGCTGGGGCAAGACCTAAAAGTAACATTAAGTTATTTAAAGGGAGTAGTTTTAAAAGAGGCAAGTTTCATTAGTAATTAGGTGACTGTGAAAGACCATAGGAGCTTGACTGCAGGCCAGGGGATGAGGTTGTGGGCTGAGGATCATCAAGTGCTGCAGAAACAGACGTGACAATTCTCTCTACACAAGATTTGGCATTTCTAATGGAGATTCTTACTTTGTCACAGGGAGGAGTCTGAAGAGCAGCATGAAACATTCTCTCATAGTCTTTCACTCTCACACTGCATGGTGTTCTCCGAACCACTGCTTCCTCAAACTCGTGCCATATCTCCTCACATTTATAGCTGTGTACACATACGGTATATAGGCCAACACTCAATTTGTTGCTAGAGAGGTACTAGGCTATGCACTTTGCTGTTTCTGttccaaatatttttagatttttaattctTACAAAAAGACAGATTCAATTCAGATCAAAGGGTCTGCATATGCAACAACTCACCTATAACTAGGGTTTACCAGGGTAATGTACTCATAACATCGTCCAATCACAATTTGTTTTATGTTCGGCGTGGTCCCAGGGCCTGTGTTTATATGACCAATGAGGATTACGATGATAACCAGTTCTACAAATATGTGATGGAAACAAAGGAATAGTAAGATTAAACGACTTCATAAAATTTTAATCCATCAAGgggattaaaaacattaaacacattgGGACTCATTTATCAGaattttagtaaagttgtgtgtaaatgtttgcgtaaaccaaaccaaacaaaaaaatttcagcTGGATTTACAAACGTTTAcgaaacgctgattttcttcgtactagTGTGAATATGTTGAGCACACATTAAGTGCAAAGCATGTTCCTGACAcatctcatttgcatgtagtgccacccataaaagttcaagtgcatAGAAGGCTGTGTCACGTAAGGAATGATGAGAGTAAAGGAAGAAATGCAAAGGTCAAAATCTAGAGACAAATTACAGGTAAGATGAATCAGATGTCAGTTATGTGAGGTGACAAGAAAATGCTGTGacatggaaatggaaaaaagaaaaaaagatctacATTGTACCCATGGACACTAAGCACGTCATACAGGGAGActgctatttttaaattattttaagagTACAGCGTTAAAAAAAGCGTTATAAGCCAGCTTTCATCCATTGAAGAAAATCATGCCAGTCTTTAAACATTCTTTCCCTCATAAGCGAGCGCCAAATCTTCCGTCAGCTGAGGTATTTAAATACGACTTGGGTATATGCGCAGACAGACCAGCCCATCCTCGGTTTATACGGCATCACTtcgtttgttattattatatgattagttttatttgtcttaatttatgggtttgcgTTGGCttgcttttttatattatttaattaatggcaATAATATAAAACGATGGtattatgctaaaaaaaaaaaaactttaaacttgATCATCCATATATAAACAatgcatatataaaagtgcagtaatccatgcaaattacactatatggccaaaagtttgtggacacctaaccatcgcACCTGTAAAATAATTCGTGTGGGGAGATCTGAGGAAGGCAGTTCGGGGGTGGCTGCATCCCCCTCTGCTGGTGGTTCTGGCTGCTTAACCCAGGGCTCATTACACACAGTGTGGTGCCTGTTTGGTGGCTGCTGTGCTTGTTTGAAGGTACTGAATATTGTGGCAATATTCCTTGTTTCCACACACCACAAAGTATGACTGTGGGGCGTTGTGCTGCTTCGCTATGCATAGGTTTAAGCAGCGCTCAAGCAGTGGGCAGCTTGCTCCATAGTCTTCTGCCCATGAGCAGTTGGGCTGGTGACAGGCTCACTGACCCAGATGAAGTAGTTCTCTAATCCAGCAGTGCCAGGTGTTTGTTTGGGGACTTATACCAAAGCTTCTTCACTATCTGCACGGCACACTCTGCTTTACCAattgagtgtatgtgtatgataCATTTTGTGTATGATAATGTAACTCTTTCAAAAGTTTTTAAACTCCTCGGAAGAGTATTGTGGGCCATTGTCCATTCTCAGGGTGGTGGGAATACTGTGTCTGCTGAACCGATCTGATGCTACTTCTTTGAATGGAAGCTATGGTGTCTTGGTCACAGTGGCTGTCGGAGCAGCTTGTTCTGCACATCTGTTGCAGTTTTTGACTGATTCCTTCATTTCGGTATTTATGCCTGGCCACTAAAGCACCTCACAGGCCCACTGCTTGCTCTTCGTCATCCCTAGATGAGATTGATATATAAGCTTTAACATGTGTTCATGCATACTTGGGGGTACCAGTATATGTATCCCTTTCCATGTGCATGGAAACACACTCTAGGCCGGTCATTTCTGGTGTGCTCTGTGAAAGCTGTGCCCTGGATAATGtgcctggcagctccatgtcctTACCTCTCCTGTACTTCTCCATAATGTCATACCATTGAAGATGAAGGCATGCGCATGGGGGTGGACATTAGGGGCTTCTTGAAGATGTCTACTAGAGGTTTGTGGTCATTGTAAACAGTAATGTCGATCCTGCTTTGCTGCTTCCCAGAAGTTACTCAACATGAGGTCGAAGACACCATCAGGGGGATGAGATCCTCCACATGTGCCTTCGACCCTTTTCCTACACCTCTGTTGAAAGCAAATATTTCTGCCATCAGTCCCCTTATCAccatgataataaataaatcccttcagACCGGCCATGTACCGTCTGCCTTGAAAACGGCCATAATCAGACCATTACTTAAGAAACCCTCAATTGATCCTCAAATCTTTGCTAACTATAGGCCCATATCCA
This window contains:
- the LOC113532851 gene encoding ADP-ribosyl cyclase/cyclic ADP-ribose hydrolase 1 — its product is MEKYRRGKDMELPGTLSRAQLSQSTPEMTGLECVSMHMERDTYTELVIIVILIGHINTGPGTTPNIKQIVIGRCYEYITLVNPSYSYKCEEIWHEFEEAVVRRTPCSVRVKDYERMFHAALQTPPCDKLLFWSKTRELMQSYLAVTGSFWTLEDTLVGFMFKDLIWCGQQERDRGFDFHSCPEWSTCVSHPVYSLWKRASQNFAAAACGNITVLLNGSIENAFNRNSMFGSVELDNLNPRMVSHVHIKVVPNSEGPFLESCSKGSVLRLIGVLQTRGFHWSCTDSGVYLYRQPTIVSIIVSVSNQ